TCGTGGCGGCCGCGGCCCGGCCGACCCACGCCGGCGCGGCGACTAGCGCCAGCGCGGCAATGGCGCAGAGCAGAACCGGTCGCCGGTCTCTTCTGAATCCCGTCCTCGGACTACCAACTACCATGATTCCTCCCTCTTAATGGCCGAACCTCTTCTATTTGCGTACTTCCACAGTTTCCCGGGCTCTGCGCGGCACAGCCTGCGCCATCGGCGGATACTCGGACCGGCCCGAGGCGGTGGGATGACCGTTCAGGCAGGTCTCATCCGGGCGGTAGCTGCCGACCTGGCGCGTAATCTCGGCGCGGATCTGCCCGGCATCGCCGCTGCGGACAGCTTCCTCCAGCCGTCGCAGGTTGTCGAGCATCCCCGCATAGTCATGCGTCCGGGAGATGCGGGCCCGGTAGATGCGCTGGTTCACGGTCGCGGTCGTGCCTTCCTCGGCGGTCAGGAGTTCCTCGAAGAGCTTCTCTCCCGGGCGCCGGCCGGTGAAGACGATGGGGATGTCAAGTCCCGGCCGCAACCCGGCGTGGCGAATCATGGTCTCCGCCAGGTCCTTGATCCGCACCGGTCTGCCCATGTCGAGCACGAATACCTCTCCGCCCTGTCCCAGCGCCACTGCCTGCATGACCAGCAGGACCGCCTCGCTGGTGAGCATCACGTAGCGCTTCATCTCCGGGTCGGTGACGGTGACCGGCTCGCGCCGGACGATGGCGTCGCGGAAGATGGTGGTGACGCTTCCCCGGCTGTCGAGCACGTTGCCGAACCGGACCGCGAGGAAGCGGACGCCGCCGCTGTTGTTCATCGCCGTTGCCAGGGTCTCGCCGATGCGCTTGCTCGCCCCCATCACGCTGCTGGGGTTGACCGCTTTGTCGGTGGAAATGTAGACGAAACTCTCGGTCCCGTGTTCCACCGCGGCGCGGGCCACCAGGTGGCTGCCGTGGACGTTCACGCGCACCGCCTCGGCCGGGTGGAATTCGAGAATCGGGACGTGCTTGTACGCGGCGGCATGGAATACTATGTCCGGTCGGGTCTGCCCGAACGCGCGGGCGACGTCCGCTTCGCGGGTGATGTCGCCGAGGAAAGGTATCACGCGCAGTTGGGGGTGGCTCGCCCGCAGGTCTCTCTCCACGTAGAAGAGGTTCGAGTCGTCGCGCTCGAACAGCACCAGTTTTGAGGGATCGAAACGGGCCAGTTGGCGGCAGAGTTCCGACCCTATCGAACCACCGGCTCCGGTGACCATGATGCACTTGTTGCCGAAGACCTGCTCCATCTCGCCTGGGTCCACCTTCACCGGTTGCTGGCCGGTCAGTTCGTGGATGGTGAGGCGTTCCATCGCGCCGATGTCGGCCCGG
This DNA window, taken from candidate division WOR-3 bacterium, encodes the following:
- a CDS encoding polysaccharide biosynthesis protein translates to MNLHKDAGGAKGTGAPETAGWFCSLLKPETWKRTLFYIVTDAGVVIGASVLSHVAVIRHVDSGLKYYTHGVLPFAAVALFCQLTLGFLFSSYKLKWLTFSIVDVPRVMSPSLATALLLGLLSGARAFAGLTPWTAVTWGLLSACGVIAVRGSRRFYGEVVLPKSGKRALLVMCSHRGYFMLETLRRIPHFNYRLLGFIDPELHNRNTVSQGLPVLGTFEDVEQVVARHRVETAFVFLSSDPTFAIGEFCQRLYELGLEVRLIPSMADLIDDRADIGAMERLTIHELTGQQPVKVDPGEMEQVFGNKCIMVTGAGGSIGSELCRQLARFDPSKLVLFERDDSNLFYVERDLRASHPQLRVIPFLGDITREADVARAFGQTRPDIVFHAAAYKHVPILEFHPAEAVRVNVHGSHLVARAAVEHGTESFVYISTDKAVNPSSVMGASKRIGETLATAMNNSGGVRFLAVRFGNVLDSRGSVTTIFRDAIVRREPVTVTDPEMKRYVMLTSEAVLLVMQAVALGQGGEVFVLDMGRPVRIKDLAETMIRHAGLRPGLDIPIVFTGRRPGEKLFEELLTAEEGTTATVNQRIYRARISRTHDYAGMLDNLRRLEEAVRSGDAGQIRAEITRQVGSYRPDETCLNGHPTASGRSEYPPMAQAVPRRARETVEVRK